A DNA window from Carnobacterium funditum DSM 5970 contains the following coding sequences:
- a CDS encoding DUF3602 domain-containing protein has product MKGLMKWKMGKNYNYERMLVMKNLTKFVSSVLSIGVLATGGITAFAATDIEADTSTSSSNPTISQGAPDISSMKRSRGSFGEMEKREPTDEQKTEMAEHINERLAEQLKDGKITQEQYNQAITDVEEGERPNILREGRGGFGNMEKRELTDEQKTEMAEHINERLAEQLKDGKITQEQYDQAITDVEEGERPNILREGRGGFGNMKKSELANEQK; this is encoded by the coding sequence TTGAAGGGGTTAATGAAATGGAAAATGGGGAAAAATTATAATTATGAGAGGATGTTAGTTATGAAAAATTTAACTAAATTTGTTTCAAGTGTTTTATCAATAGGAGTTTTGGCGACTGGAGGCATTACTGCTTTTGCTGCAACAGATATAGAAGCTGATACATCTACAAGTTCATCTAATCCAACTATTTCACAAGGAGCTCCTGATATTAGTTCAATGAAAAGAAGTAGAGGTAGTTTTGGTGAGATGGAAAAACGAGAACCAACGGATGAGCAAAAAACTGAAATGGCAGAGCATATAAACGAAAGACTTGCTGAACAATTAAAAGATGGCAAAATTACGCAAGAACAATATAATCAAGCTATTACAGATGTTGAAGAAGGTGAAAGACCAAACATTTTGCGAGAAGGTAGAGGTGGTTTCGGTAATATGGAAAAACGAGAACTAACGGATGAGCAAAAAACTGAAATGGCAGAGCATATAAACGAAAGACTTGCAGAACAATTAAAAGATGGCAAAATTACGCAAGAACAATATGATCAAGCTATTACAGATGTTGAAGAAGGTGAAAGACCAAACATTTTGCGAGAAGGTAGAGGTGGTTTTGGTAATATGAAAAAATCAGAACTGGCTAATGAGCAAAAGTAA
- a CDS encoding C69 family dipeptidase: MRAKKLLKSTCVLVTTGILFMTSYTTAEACTTVLVGKDASEDGSTMVARNEDMGTAWTKHFFVREANKNKQKFVSEGNGFSIHLPKKQLKYTATPEWDVSEGLYEEAGINSNNIAMSGTESLLQLRRMS; this comes from the coding sequence ATGAGGGCAAAAAAATTATTAAAAAGCACCTGCGTTCTTGTGACAACCGGTATATTATTCATGACTAGTTATACAACAGCTGAGGCTTGTACAACTGTGTTGGTAGGAAAAGATGCTTCAGAAGATGGGTCAACTATGGTTGCAAGAAACGAAGACATGGGGACAGCCTGGACTAAACATTTTTTTGTAAGAGAAGCAAATAAGAATAAACAAAAATTTGTATCAGAAGGAAATGGATTTTCCATCCATTTGCCTAAAAAACAATTAAAATATACTGCTACTCCAGAATGGGATGTCTCAGAAGGACTATATGAAGAAGCGGGAATTAATAGCAATAATATTGCGATGAGCGGAACAGAATCTCTACTACAGCTAAGGAGAATGTCTTAG
- a CDS encoding sensor histidine kinase, whose protein sequence is MYKIIRKNEMENAITLVGEKINQTDLNELIYEIKLNKDIIVRPSEQFTPPFTFNPASNRSKRSQSETLTKVQEYELDDGSKVSLTFYASITPVDATISTLQMQLFIITGIMVALATILAIVISKRIAKPIEQINARTKLLTEGNYEADFQGHGFLEIKELSDTLNVAASELSKVEDFRKELMANVSHDLRTPLALIYSYAEMMHDFPDEVTPQQTEVIMDETKRLTSLVNDVLDISTLERGESELKKAPFNLTESLESTIIRMRELVKKEGYGLQFDYDEKVEIYADESKIIQVFYNLLLNAITHSSNEQAVKIRQITIKDTVRIEVIDYGEGIKKSDLPYIWDRYYKKTQSHTRTIIGTGLGLSIVKKIINLHGGQYGVESEIGKGSMFWFSLNIND, encoded by the coding sequence AGTTAGGCCAAGCGAACAGTTTACGCCACCCTTTACTTTTAATCCTGCTTCAAATAGATCTAAACGTTCACAATCAGAAACCTTAACAAAGGTTCAAGAATATGAATTAGATGATGGGAGTAAGGTTTCTTTAACTTTTTATGCCTCTATCACACCTGTTGATGCGACCATCTCAACTCTTCAGATGCAACTGTTCATTATAACGGGAATTATGGTGGCACTAGCAACGATCCTTGCTATTGTTATTTCAAAGCGGATTGCTAAACCGATAGAACAAATAAATGCCCGAACGAAGTTGTTGACAGAAGGCAATTACGAAGCGGATTTTCAAGGCCATGGATTTCTAGAAATCAAAGAATTATCGGATACGTTAAATGTAGCAGCTTCAGAACTTTCTAAGGTAGAAGATTTCAGAAAAGAATTGATGGCGAATGTTTCACACGATTTACGTACGCCTTTGGCTCTTATTTATAGTTATGCGGAGATGATGCATGATTTTCCTGATGAAGTTACTCCCCAACAGACTGAAGTGATTATGGATGAAACAAAAAGATTAACTTCTTTGGTTAATGATGTATTGGATATTTCCACTTTAGAACGAGGAGAAAGCGAGCTAAAGAAAGCACCATTTAATCTGACCGAGTCACTAGAATCAACGATTATTCGCATGAGAGAACTCGTAAAAAAAGAAGGCTATGGGCTTCAGTTTGATTATGATGAAAAAGTAGAGATATATGCTGATGAAAGTAAAATTATCCAAGTTTTTTATAATCTATTGCTCAATGCAATTACGCACAGCAGTAACGAACAGGCTGTGAAAATTCGTCAAATAACGATAAAAGATACCGTTCGAATAGAAGTAATTGACTATGGTGAAGGAATCAAAAAAAGTGATTTGCCCTATATTTGGGATCGCTATTATAAAAAAACACAGTCACATACGAGAACTATCATAGGCACAGGACTTGGACTTTCTATTGTGAAAAAAATTATCAACCTGCACGGTGGGCAGTATGGAGTTGAATCTGAAATTGGCAAGGGCAGCATGTTTTGGTTTAGCTTGAATATAAATGATTAA